Genomic window (Centroberyx gerrardi isolate f3 chromosome 9, fCenGer3.hap1.cur.20231027, whole genome shotgun sequence):
ACATGTGTCTGTAATGATGATCCCACATGAGGGAGCTGTTTAacagatgagaaagaaaaaaataatgtaatacatgAATCACTTGCATATTTTCTTTCTAGGCTCCAGTTAACAATGGATGCCTTTATGAATGGCACCGAGTATGACGGTGGCTACGACTACGAATACGACGATGAAGTCTGTGACAAGGGTGGGGTCGTCAAATTTGGATCCATTGCCATTCCCGTCTTCTTCTCTGTCGTGATCACCCTGAGCCTCACGGGAAACATTCTCGTCCTTGTGATCCTGGCCTTGTACGAAAACCTCAAGTCTCTCACCAACATTTTCATCCTCAACCTGGCTATCTCTGACCTCGTGTTCACCGCCGGCCTCCCCTTCTGGGCAATTTACCACATCTGGGGCTGGATCCTCGCCGAGATTCTCTGCAACATCGTGACCTTCATCTTCTTCACCGGGTTTTACAGCAGCGTCCTGTTCCTGACCATCATGACCATCCACAGGTACCTGGCTGTGGTCCATCCCCTCTCTGACCGCGGCACACAGAGGGTCTGCTACGGGGTCGCTGTGTCTCTGATGTTGTGGGCGGTCAGTGTTGGAGCGGCCATGCCCGCTCTGCTCTTCAGCTCCGTCACCAGCATCCACCACAAGGACGCAGAGTCCTGGAGCTGTGAATACAAGGACTCCCTGTGGAAATATGTGAGCACCTACCAACAGAATATCTTCTTCTTGGTTGCTTTTGCAGTGATGGGCTTCTGTTATGTTCGGATACTGGGGAAAATTGCAAGAACAAGATCCCACATGAGGAACAGGACGGTGAAGCTGATCTTCTGTATTGTGGCTGTGTTTTTCATTGGCTGGGTACCGTACAATGTGACCATCTTCCTGAGGATGTTGGCCGACCACTTGCTGCCCCCGTTCGACATTTGTGAAGTAAGCACTCGGATTGACTACGCGTTCTACGTGTGCCGACTCATTGCTTTCTCCCATTGCTGTCTCAACCCCGtcttttatgcatttgtgggtgtcaAGTTTAGGAGTCATTTGAAGTCAATACTGCATCGGATGTTCAGCCGTCAAAGTCCAGTGGAGGAACACCAGGTCAGAATGTACAACATTCACTCAAATGGATCGATGTATTAGTTGCTCTTCAG
Coding sequences:
- the xcr1a.1 gene encoding chemokine (C motif) receptor 1a, duplicate 1 isoform X1 encodes the protein MLLCTRVPVRLQLTMDAFMNGTEYDGGYDYEYDDEVCDKGGVVKFGSIAIPVFFSVVITLSLTGNILVLVILALYENLKSLTNIFILNLAISDLVFTAGLPFWAIYHIWGWILAEILCNIVTFIFFTGFYSSVLFLTIMTIHRYLAVVHPLSDRGTQRVCYGVAVSLMLWAVSVGAAMPALLFSSVTSIHHKDAESWSCEYKDSLWKYVSTYQQNIFFLVAFAVMGFCYVRILGKIARTRSHMRNRTVKLIFCIVAVFFIGWVPYNVTIFLRMLADHLLPPFDICEVSTRIDYAFYVCRLIAFSHCCLNPVFYAFVGVKFRSHLKSILHRMFSRQSPVEEHQVRMYNIHSNGSMY
- the xcr1a.1 gene encoding chemokine (C motif) receptor 1a, duplicate 1 isoform X2, producing MDAFMNGTEYDGGYDYEYDDEVCDKGGVVKFGSIAIPVFFSVVITLSLTGNILVLVILALYENLKSLTNIFILNLAISDLVFTAGLPFWAIYHIWGWILAEILCNIVTFIFFTGFYSSVLFLTIMTIHRYLAVVHPLSDRGTQRVCYGVAVSLMLWAVSVGAAMPALLFSSVTSIHHKDAESWSCEYKDSLWKYVSTYQQNIFFLVAFAVMGFCYVRILGKIARTRSHMRNRTVKLIFCIVAVFFIGWVPYNVTIFLRMLADHLLPPFDICEVSTRIDYAFYVCRLIAFSHCCLNPVFYAFVGVKFRSHLKSILHRMFSRQSPVEEHQVRMYNIHSNGSMY